One segment of Dermochelys coriacea isolate rDerCor1 chromosome 5, rDerCor1.pri.v4, whole genome shotgun sequence DNA contains the following:
- the TMEM267 gene encoding transmembrane protein 267: MLLAMASETEKAHALLQTFSTASVISSLGLGMFCFIADRLLQFPFIQQHNWLRALSDNGVHGVVGVWSWVIVIGLRKKSDFSEVILAGFLSSVIDVDHFFLAHSLSLQAALTLPQRPLLHCSTVIPVVAVTLKCIMHLFRLKDSWCFLPWMLCISWTSHHVRDGIRHGLWICPFGKTAPLPYWLYVAITASLPHLCSFVMYLTGTGELMSIKHGIRIDV, from the exons ATGTTACTTGCTATGGCATCTGAGACTGAAAAGGCTCATGCTCTTCTCCAAACTTTCAGCACAGCTTCAGTTATTTCCAGTTTAGGATTGGGAATGTTCTGCTTCATAGCAGACCGACTTCTGCAGTTCCCTTTCATTCAGCAACACAACTGGCTCCGAGCTCTCTCTGATAATGGAGTGCACGGTGTGGTGGGAGTATGGTCCTGGGTGATAGTGATTGGGCTCAGGAAGAAGAGTGACTTTAGTGAAGTCATTTTAGCTGGTTTCCTCTCTTCTGTCATTGATGTGGACCATTTTTTTCTAGCTCACTCCCTTTCATTACAG GCTGCTCTGACTCTTCCACAAAGACCACTTCTTCATTGTTCTACTGTGATTCCTGTTGTGGCTGtgacattaaaatgtattatgcaCCTTTTCAGGCTTAAGGACTCATGGTGCTTTCTTCCCTGGATGTTGTGTATATCCTGGACTTCTCACCATGTCCGTGATGGAATTCGTCATGGCCTCTGGATCTGTCCGTTTGGAAAAACTGCTCCCTTGCCATACTGGCTTTATGTGGCAATCACAGCATCTTTACCTCATCTGTGTTCATTTGTTATGTATTTAACAGGTACTGGAGAACTAATGTCTATAAAACATGGAATTCGCATTGATGTCTAA